The Brassica napus cultivar Da-Ae chromosome C7, Da-Ae, whole genome shotgun sequence genome has a segment encoding these proteins:
- the LOC106427538 gene encoding tubulin beta-4 chain has product MREILHIQGGQCGNQIGAKFWEVICDEHGIDHTGQYVGDSPLQLERIDVYFNEASGGKYVPRAVLMDLEPGTMDSLRSGPYGQIFRPDNFVFGQSGAGNNWAKGHYTEGAELIDSVLDVVRKEAENSDCLQGFQVCHSLGGGTGSGMGTLLISKIREEYPDRMMMTFSVFPSPKVSDTVVEPYNATLSVHQLVENADECMVLDNEALYDICFRTLKLSNPSFGDLNHLISATMSGVTCCLRFPGQLNSDLRKLAVNLIPFPRLHFFMVGFAPLTSRGSQQYSALSVPELTQQMWDAKNMMCAADPRHGRYLTASAVFRGKLSTKEVDEQMMNIQNKNSSYFVEWIPNNVKSSVCDIAPKGLKMASTFIGNSTSIQEMFRRVSEQFTAMFRRKAFLHWYTGEGMDEMEFTEAESNMNDLVAEYQQYQDATAGEEEYEDEEEEYDEA; this is encoded by the exons ATGAGAGAGATCCTCCACATCCAAGGCGGCCAATGTGGAAACCAGATCGGAGCGAAGTTCTGGGAAGTGATCTGCGACGAGCACGGCATTGACCACACCGGCCAGTACGTCGGCGACTCTCCTCTCCAGCTCGAGCGCATCGATGTCTACTTCAACGAAGCGAGCGGCGGAAAGTACGTCCCTCGCGCCGTCCTCATGGATCTAGAGCCTGGCACCATGGATTCCCTCAGATCTGGACCCTACGGTCAGATCTTCCGTCCCGATAACTTCGTCTTTGGCCAGTCCGGCGCTGGGAATAACTGGGCGAAAGGTCACTACACCGAGGGAGCGGAGTTGATCGATTCCGTTCTCGATGTTGTGAGGAAGGAAGCTGAGAACAGCGATTGCCTACAAG GTTTCCAAGTTTGTCATTCGTTGGGAGGAGGAACTGGATCTGGGATGGGAACGCTTTTGATCTCTAAGATTAGGGAGGAGTATCCAGATCGTATGATGATGACCTTCTCTGTGTTTCCTTCTCCTAAGGTCTCCGACACTGTTGTTGAGCCATACAATGCAACGCTCTCTGTGCATCAGCTCGTTGAAAACGCTGACGAGTGTATGGTTCTCGACAATGAGGCTCTCTACGACATCTGCTTCCGTACCCTCAAGCTTTCTAACCCTTCCT TTGGTGATCTTAACCATCTCATCTCGGCTACAATGAGTGGTGTTACATGCTGTCTTCGTTTCCCTGGTCAACTCAACTCCGACCTCAGGAAGCTCGCCGTGAACCTGATCCCTTTCCCAAGGCTCCACTTCTTCATGGTGGGTTTTGCTCCATTGACATCGAGAGGATCACAGCAATACAGTGCCTTGAGTGTCCCTGAGCTGACCCAGCAGATGTGGGATGCAAAGAACATGATGTGCGCTGCTGACCCTCGCCACGGACGTTACTTAACTGCTTCCGCTGTGTTCCGTGGGAAGCTGAGCACCAAGGAGGTCGACGAGCAGATGATGAACATCCAGAACAAGAACTCATCCTACTTTGTGGAATGGATCCCGAACAACGTCAAGTCCAGCGTCTGTGACATTGCACCAAAGGGTTTGAAGATGGCATCGACTTTCATCGGGAACTCAACTTCAATCCAGGAGATGTTCAGGCGTGTGAGCGAACAGTTCACAGCTATGTTCAGGAGAAAGGCTTTCCTTCATTGGTACACAGGAGAAGGCATGGACGAGATGGAGTTCACCGAAGCAGAGAGTAACATGAATGATCTCGTGGCAGAGTATCAGCAGTACCAGGATGCTACAGCCGGTGAAGAGGAGTAcgaggatgaagaagaggagtACGATGAGGCTTGA
- the LOC125590297 gene encoding protein POLLENLESS 3-LIKE 1-like, which yields MLAERERVSVADHPGEIMISSSSDNFSLNCSFGSLVKETEALAGTVPEQGIMYSFDSAESPVLITQPRECNWVDDEVDHKVGQVRIGAARRLRFGNTFEANHYEKKKDNSKSEESAESNTWTSKVRKMCADSEKGYQRNASGSSSAYAQIV from the coding sequence ATGTTAGCAGAAAGAGAACGGGTCAGTGTAGCGGATCACCCAGGAGAGATTATGATAAGTAGCTCTTCAGATAACTTCTCTTTGAACTGTTCTTTTGGGAGTTTGGTAAAGGAAACGGAAGCTCTAGCTGGAACCGTACCTGAACAAGGGATCATGTACTCCTTTGATTCGGCTGAGTCGCCAGTTCTGATTACACAACCTCGTGAGTGTAACTGGGTGGATGATGAAGTAGATCATAAAGTAGGGCAAGTAAGGATTGGTGCTGCTAGAAGGCTAAGGTTTGGGAACACTTTCGAGGCCAACCATtacgagaagaagaaggataacTCGAAGAGTGAGGAATCAGCAGAGTCAAATACTTGGACAAGCAAAGTAAGGAAGATGTGTGCAGATTCAGAGAAAGGATATCAAAGGAACGCTTCAGGATCATCTTCAGCTTACGCTCAGATTGTTTAG
- the LOC125590299 gene encoding uncharacterized protein LOC125590299 encodes MSLLWKKPKSGRLTRFMSEFHQSPKRGGIMVVETGFPTSLIDLFFKNRDRLKKYSSKTKRIQRLIETAPNASLPVNPDVSLEKPVTRSKIEKVSLVGRRKHTSDNNVCVCGDGTGAFVLMAFKLFIVAVLSLSTTKSLTMGITLCAFALFFTENVATRILTSFKLCNTDTRKEKPLASTHDDKLVSCSEETETIGVTKNSNSDEKTRSKNSRLKSKILKKLRSYKKKKKDKTTDVSSVVTKDMLEVVEDSERDEEKSNQPLIESKGDNMKGTVVIVIVLTGLLSGKIAAIGLTLSCLYLGFGAAKRSGFCK; translated from the coding sequence ATGTCTCTACTATGGAAGAAGCCTAAATCTGGTCGACTCACTAGATTCATGTCAGAGTTTCACCAATCTCCGAAACGCGGTGGGATCATGGTCGTTGAAACTGGCTTCCCAACTTCTCTGATCGATCTCTTCTTCAAGAATCGCGATCGTCTAAAAAAGTATTCCTCTAAAACTAAACGCATCCAACGCTTGATCGAGACCGCTCCAAACGCTTCTTTGCCAGTTAATCCAGACGTGAGTCTAGAAAAGCCGGTAACGAGGAGTAAGATCGAGAAAGTTAGTCTCGTCGGACGTCGAAAGCATACAAGTGACAACAACGTTTGCGTTTGCGGCGATGGAACCGGTGCCTTTGTTTTGATGGCGTTTAAGCTTTTTATAGTGGCGGTGCTTTCCTTGAGCACTACGAAGAGCCTCACTATGGGAATCACTCTCTGCGCCTTCGCGCTTTTCTTTACAGAGAACGTGGCGACGCGTATTCTCACGAGTTTCAAGCTCTGTAACACCGacacaagaaaagaaaagccACTCGCTTCAACACACGACGATAAGTTGGTTTCTTGTTCGGAGGAAACAGAAACAATAGGTGTAACAAAGAACTCGAATTCGGATGAGAAAACTAGAAGCAAAAATTCGAGACTGAAATCGAAGATTCTGAAGAAGCTGAGGAgttacaagaagaagaagaaggataaaACGACAGATGTGTCAAGCGTGGTTACCAAGGATATGTTAGAGGTGGTCGAGGACTCTGAGAGAGACGAGGAGAAGTCGAATCAACCATTGATAGAATCAAAAGGAGATAACATGAAAGGGACTGTTGTGATCGTGATTGTGCTTACAGGTCTGTTAAGTGGAAAGATCGCAGCTATTGGTCTGACACTATCATGTCTGTATCTCGGATTCGGAGCAGCCAAAAGATCTGGTTTTTGCAAATAA
- the LOC125590296 gene encoding protein POLLENLESS 3-LIKE 1-like, with product MAVVMKQLNRSDEGIEAIKSFRYLCPSESQDSIDNLLLELYKKSGRIQEEAELLEHKLKTLEHDTHYGGRITIAKRSHGKQINLTIEQEKARILGNLAWVHLQLHNYGTAEQHYRNALSLEPDNNKLCNLAICLMRMDRIQEAKSLIEDVRLRGCLFQHLSSPSR from the exons ATGGCTGTTGTTATGAAACAGCTAAACCGGTCTGATGAAGGAATCGAAGCCATTAAATCTTTTCGTTATCTCTGCCCTTCTGAATCCCAAGATTCCATTGATAACTTGCTACTTGAACTCTACAAG AAGTCAGGGAGGATCCAAGAGGAAGCTGAGCTGCTTGAACACAAACTCAAAACACTTGAACACGACACGCATTACGGTGGTAGAATCACAATCGCGAAAAGAAGCCATGGGAAACAGATCAACTTGACCATCGAGCAAGAGAAAGCACG GATTCTAGGGAACTTAGCTTGGGTTCACTTACAGCTTCATAACTATGGAACCGCAGAGCAACATTACAG GAATGCTTTGTCGTTGGAGCCTGATAATAACAAGCTGTGTAACCTTGCGATCTGCTTGATGCGTATGGATAGAATCCAGGAAGCTAAATCTCTAATTGAGGATGTAAGACTCAGGGGCTGTTTGTTTCAACATTTGTCATCTCCATCTagatga